A single genomic interval of Meleagris gallopavo isolate NT-WF06-2002-E0010 breed Aviagen turkey brand Nicholas breeding stock chromosome 6, Turkey_5.1, whole genome shotgun sequence harbors:
- the SGO1 gene encoding LOW QUALITY PROTEIN: shugoshin 1 (The sequence of the model RefSeq protein was modified relative to this genomic sequence to represent the inferred CDS: deleted 2 bases in 1 codon), with amino-acid sequence MAEHLKKPFKDSLSDIKERMKEKRNQKWLTLSKISQISTVKCKRATTTSVKMKSLQANNKALAQALQEEKLKLRDAQALILQLRKEYQDLKFQMFDLQRNLACRQAQGLVETRLSAFSEIISKVSQNLLESVDLLGPVKDLCSRSVNQRVCTSVLENNSSDVGVRCSVELPRPADGDDQVLQCSLEADCEKSEPGHSVFKICEELDNDTSLAKVIPDKGQKSDFHVYSIASVLGDVYSSAEDGFGNMLTKNVSTRRRYSKMTKRDEFCTGILDNLEASDSAEEPFKQDEIRLQKSLDVCTVENIHSGISQVDKVGSEPVLRQVDSETAKVSAGNSSDLKQRACKSREDSQVRREKDQKVKMGGTKDTSRPRSKKRQGKEACKEKLDNLSGSSDAYDFNFEESVHVTPFRQNKVNDRDTDVGDKEESSESNSIELSDTEGDSDDSLYVPYKNKQKKGSSVDETGTSPIHVRPRSQRCLAQHEQKLHKEETEKKTEVNKSSEKSIRQPSKSFHSHLCDVTNIASSLLSKGNAPVGPAGERSPSPKRKRRSCTLTVNYKEPSIIGKLRRGDPFTDVCFLNSPIFKQKKDAKRNSTKKKSLSKYNEKFVGGC; translated from the exons ATGGCTGAGCATCTGAAAAAGCCCTTCAAAGACAGTCTGAGCGACATAAAGGAACGgatgaaagagaagagaaatcagaaatggCTGACGTTGAGTAAAATCAGCCAGATCTCAACTGTGAAATGCAAAAGAGCAA CCACCAcctctgtgaaaatgaaaagtctCCAGGCTAACAACAAAGCTCTGGCTCAGgctttgcaggaagaaaagctgaaacTGAGGGATGCTCAAGCTCTTATCCTACAGCTAAGGAAAGAGTATCAAGATCTGAAGTTTCAGATGTTTGACTTGCAAAGAAATCTTGCATGCAGGCAAGCACAAGGACTTGTTGAG ACTAGACTGTCAGCCTTCAGTGAGATAATTTCAAAAGTTTCTCAGAACTTATTGGAGTCAGTTGATCTCCTTGGCCCAGTGAAGGATTTGTGTTCCAGAAGTGTA AATCAGAGAGTGTGtacttcagtgcttgaaaataaTTCCAGTGACGTAGGAGTGAGATGTTCTGT agagcTTCCACGGCCTGCTGATGGAGATGATCAAGTACTTCAGTGTAGCTTGGAAGCTGATTGTGAGAAAAGTGAACCAGGTCATTCTGTGTTCAAGATCTGCGAGGAACTTGACAATGACACTTCCTTAGCCAAAGTAATTCCAGACAAAG ggcaaaaatctgattttcatgTGTACAGCATTGCATCAGTGCTGGGAGATGTTTATTCAAGTGCAGAAGATGGATTTGGTAATATGTTAACAAAGAACGTGTCTACCAGGCGCCGCTATTCAAAGATGACAAAAAGAGATGAATTTTGCACTGGCATCTTGGACAATTTGGAAGCATCTGATTCAGCTGAAGAGCCTTTTAAACAGGATGAAATCAGGCTTCAGAAAAGTCTAGATGTTTGTACTGTGGAAAATATACATTCAGGTATTTCTCAGGTAGACAAAGTAGGTTCAGAGCCAGTGTTAAGGCAGGTGGATTCTGAAACTGCAAAGGTCAGTGCAGGCAACAGTTCAGATCTTAAACAGCGTGCATGTAAAAGCAGAGAAGACTCTCAAGTCAGGAGAGAGAAGGATCAGAAGGTGAAAATGGGAGGGACTAAAGATACTTCCAGACCAAGGTCAAAGAAAAGACAAGGTAAAGAGGCTTGCAAAGAAAAGTTGGACAACTTGAGTGGTTCCAGTGATGCTtatgattttaattttgaagaGAGCGTCCACGTTACACCTTTCCGACAAAATAAGGTGAATGACAGAGATACTGATGTGGGTGACAAAGAAGAGTCATCTGAATCTAATAGCATCGAGTTGAGTGATACTGAAGGAGATTCAGATGATAGCCTTTATGTACCTTataagaataaacaaaaaaaagga agttcagTGGACGAGACGGGTACATCACCAATCCATGTGAGGCCGAGGTCTCAAAGATGTCTGGCACAGCATGAGCAGAAACTCCATaaagaagagactgaaaaaaagactgaagtcAATAAATCAAGTGAAAAGTCTATTA ggcaACCTTCTAAGTCATTTCATAGTCATCTCTGTGATGTTACTAACATTGCTTCATCACTCCTAAGCAAAGGGAATGCACCTGTTGGCCCTGCAGGTGAAAGATCACCATCTCCGAAACGCAAACGAAGAAGCTGTACACTTACTGTGAACTATAAGGAACCAAGTATTATAGG gaaactTAGAAGAGGAGATCCATTTACGGATGTATGCTTTCTGAATTCTCCaattttcaagcagaaaaaagatGCTAAACGCAATTCCACTAAGAAGAAATCTCtttcaaaatataatgagaaatTTGTTGGCGGTTGTTGA